Proteins encoded within one genomic window of Thiohalorhabdus sp. Cl-TMA:
- a CDS encoding acetoin utilization protein AcuC, producing MMGPTAESHAPCLYLGPTLGAYGFSGGHPFGPDRMEAFQKRLNEKGLDARVRICTPVRGDQTLIERFHTAEYVDQVRALSERGRGTLDFGDTPAEPGIFEAASVVVGTAVDAAERLLAGDCPSALVPIGGLHHARRHRASGFCVLNDCGVVIETLKTVHGCTRIAYVDIDAHHGDGVYYAFEADPAVWIADIHQDGRSLFPGTGDASEEGQGEAVGTKLNLPQPPGADTTAFYSAWERVEAHLDRARPEFIILQCGADSMAGDPLAGLAFTPETHRWAASRLLERSKDCRGGLLALGGGGYDRKNLGEAWSEVVAALIEEP from the coding sequence ATGATGGGCCCCACTGCCGAATCCCATGCCCCGTGCCTGTACCTCGGTCCCACCCTGGGCGCCTATGGCTTCAGCGGCGGACATCCCTTCGGGCCGGACCGCATGGAGGCATTCCAAAAACGATTGAATGAAAAGGGGCTCGATGCCCGGGTCCGTATATGTACGCCGGTACGGGGTGACCAGACCCTTATTGAACGCTTCCACACAGCCGAATATGTGGATCAGGTCCGTGCCCTTTCGGAAAGGGGCCGGGGTACCTTGGATTTCGGGGACACCCCGGCGGAGCCCGGGATTTTCGAGGCCGCTTCAGTGGTGGTGGGAACGGCGGTGGATGCGGCGGAACGGCTCCTGGCCGGGGACTGCCCCTCCGCCCTCGTTCCCATCGGAGGTCTCCACCACGCCCGACGGCACCGGGCGTCCGGTTTCTGCGTCCTCAATGACTGCGGGGTGGTCATTGAAACCCTGAAAACGGTTCATGGCTGCACGCGCATCGCCTACGTGGACATCGATGCACACCACGGGGACGGGGTGTATTACGCATTCGAGGCGGATCCCGCCGTATGGATCGCGGATATTCATCAGGACGGCCGAAGCCTGTTTCCGGGGACGGGGGATGCATCGGAAGAAGGCCAGGGAGAGGCCGTGGGCACCAAGTTGAATCTGCCCCAGCCCCCCGGAGCCGATACAACGGCCTTCTACTCGGCCTGGGAGCGCGTGGAGGCACACCTGGACCGGGCGCGGCCCGAATTCATCATCCTGCAGTGCGGGGCGGACAGCATGGCCGGCGATCCGCTGGCCGGCCTGGCATTCACCCCGGAAACGCACCGCTGGGCGGCGAGCAGGCTCCTGGAGCGTAGCAAGGACTGTCGAGGGGGACTGCTTGCCCTCGGCGGCGGCGGATACGACCGAAAGAATCT